Proteins found in one Triticum aestivum cultivar Chinese Spring chromosome 4D, IWGSC CS RefSeq v2.1, whole genome shotgun sequence genomic segment:
- the LOC123098805 gene encoding probable acetyltransferase NATA1-like produces the protein MAAPTTFSGEVWAELRLADARDVPHIHSLIHQMAEFELLTDLFAATHELLASTLFPTPQPAPFTSFTALILDLSPSPASASADTVGSRRLDLSASSPLADPEAAAFPSPRGGGRVTAGFVICFPNYSTFLAKPGLYVEDIFVRAPWRRRGLGRMMLSAVAGRAAEIGMGRVEWCVLDWNQNAIDFYEGMGAEVFKQWRICRLTGAALDKYKGTGTGSQEEEDAGGKAQ, from the coding sequence ATGGCGGCGCCGACGACCTTCTCCGGCGAGGTGTGGGCGGAGCTGCGCCTGGCGGACGCGCGCGACGTGCCCCACATCCACAGCCTCATCCACCAGATGGCGGAGTTCGAGCTCCTCACCGACCTCTTCGCCGCCACCCACGAGCTCCTCGCCTCCACGCTCTTCCCCACGCCCCAGCCGGCCCCCTTCACCTCCTTCACCGCCCTCATCCTCGATCTCTCCCCGTCCCCCGCCTCGGCCTCCGCCGACACCGTCGGCTCCCGCCGCCTCGACCTCTCCGCGTCGTCCCCGCTCGCCGACCCGGAGGCGGCCGCCTTCCCGTCCccgcgcggcggcgggcgcgtcACGGCCGGGTTCGTCATCTGCTTCCCCAACTACTCCACCTTCCTCGCCAAGCCCGGGCTGTACGTGGAGGACATCTTCGTGCGCGCGCCGTGgcgccgccgcgggctcggccgcATGATGCTGTCCGCCGTCGCCGGCAGGGCCGCGGAGATCGGGATGGGCCGCGTGGAGTGGTGCGTGCTCGACTGGAACCAGAACGCCATCGACTTCTACGAGGGGATGGGCGCCGAGGTGTTCAAGCAGTGGCGCATCTGCCGGCTCACCGGCGCCGCGCTCGACAAGTACAAGGGCACCGGCACCggcagccaggaggaggaggacgccggcgggaaggcccagtag
- the LOC123098806 gene encoding WD repeat-containing protein 3, producing MVKAYLRYEPALSFGVVASPESNVVYDPSGRRLLAAALDRFAAWDLKRGLPSATFTPSSSSASLAVSCVASSPAAASASASSVASGHADGSIRLWDTESGACEATLHGHRSAASALRFAPSGAVLASGSKDCDVILWDVVAQAGLFRLRGHRDQVTDLLFLDSGKKLVTCSKDKFIRVWDLDTQHCLQIVGGHHSEIWSMDVDPSEKFLVSGSADPELRVFRIRQSAEEGEDWNKWDALKLFGEIPRQSKERIQTIRFNKDGSLVACQVAGKTADIYRILDETEATRKAKRRLHRKKEKASAKAAAAEGNGSVIDPSPAQDSQNPTVVVTDVFKLLQVLRTSKKICSVAFSPSNPPKGCLATLSLSLNNNVLETYSVDNEKVSKMYSVEIHGHRSDIRSLALNSEDNLLMSTSHNAVKIWNPSTGDCLRTVDSGYGLCSAFVPGNRYGLIGTKTGTLEIIDINSGNSIDVIEAHAGSIRSIVLIPDEDGTVNARGFVTGSADHDVKFWEYQLVQKSDSDTKHLSVTNVRTLKMNDDVLAVSIGPTGKHIAVALLDCTVKVFFLDTLKFCLSLYGHKLPVLCMDISSDGALIVTGSADKNLKIWGMDFGDCHKSIFAHTDSVMDVKFVPKTHYMFSVGKDRTVKYWDADKFELLLTLEGHHAEVWCLAISSRGDFIVTGSHDRSIRRWDRTEEQLFIEEEREKRLEETFEADLDNAVEDRYGQKDDAPDEGSVGVPGKKTKETVTATDAIIDALDTAEEEEKRLNEQKKLQNTGEGTKSKPNVIMQGHSPSEYVLNAVSSVRPNDLEQALLSLPFSDALKLMAYLKEWSLIPLKVELVCRVCLVLLQTHHNQLTTTPAARSILTELKYILYGRVKDCKDTIGFNLAAMDHIKELLTMRSDAPFRDAKAKLMEIRQEQSKRSDRSDGGEKRKKKKPKPSVQS from the exons ATGGTGAAGGCCTACCTCCGCTACGAGCCGGCGCTCTCCTTCGGCGTGGTCGCCTCCCCGGAGTCCAACGTCGTCTACGacccctccggccgccgcctcctcgccgccgccctcgaccgctTCGCCGCCTGGGACCTCAAGCGCGGCCTCCCCTCCGCCAccttcaccccctcttcctcctccgcgtCCCTCGCCGTCTCCTGCGTCGCCTCCTCCCCCGCCGCTGCCTCCGCCTCCGCTTCCTCG GTTGCGAGTGGCCATGCCGATGGGAGCATCAGGCTGTGGGACACCGAGTCCGGCGCCTGCGAGGCGACGCTCCACGGCCACCGCTCTGCCGCTTCTGCCCTACGCTTCGCTCCCTCTGGCGCCGTCCTTGCCTCCGGCAGCAAGGACTGCGATGTCATCCTGTGGGACGTCGTTGCGCAGGCCGGCCTCTTCAGACTCCGTGGCCACCGTGATCAG GTAACTGATTTACTGTTCCTGGATTCGGGTAAGAAGCTGGTGACCTGCTCCAAGGACAAGTTTATCCGGGTCTGGGACCTCGACACGCAGCACTGCCTTCAAATTGTAGGTGGCCACCACAGCGAGATATGGTCCATGGATGTTGATCCTAGCGAGAAGTttttggtgtctggctctgccgatCCGGAGCTCCGGGTGTTTAGAATCAGGCAATCAGCTGAAGAGGGTGAAGACTGGAACAAATGGGACGCACTCAAGCTGTTTGGCGAGATTCCGAGGCAGAGCAAAGAAAGAATTCAGACCATTAGGTTCAATAAAGATGGCAGTCTTGTGGCATGCCAGGTGGCAGGGAAAACTGCTGACATCTATAGGATTCTTGATGAAACAGAGGCGACACGGAAGGCCAAGAGGCGGCTGCacaggaagaaggagaaggcttCGGCGAAAGCTGCGGCAGCGGAAGGGAATGGTAGCGTTATAGATCCTTCGCCAGCTCAAGACTCTCAGAATCCCACTGTTGTGGTCACTGATGTATTTAAGCTTCTCCAAGTTTTGCGGACCAGCAAGAAAATTTGCTCTGTTGCATTTTCTCCAAGCAATCCACCAAAAGGCTGCCTTGCGACCTTGTCTTTGTCTCTGAACAATAACGTGCTTGAGACATACTCGGTGGATAACGAGAAGGTGTCTAAGATGTACTCAGTTGAGATACATGGGCATCGTTCTGACATCAGGAGTCTTGCGCTTAACTCAGAGGATAACCTCCTGATGTCAACTAGTCACAATGCTGTTAAAATCTGGAATCCTAGTACAGGTGACTGTCTTCGGACCGTTGACTCTGGATATGGGTTGTGCAGTGCATTTGTTCCTGGGAATCGGTATGGCCTTATCGGTACAAAGACTGGTACCTTGGAGATTATTGATATTAATAGTGGGAACTCAATTGATGTAATCGAAGCTCACGCTGGTTCCATACGATCGATTGTACTCATTCCAGATGAGGATGGAACTGTTAATGCACGGGGTTTTGTCACTGGAAGTGCTGATCACGATGTCAAGTTCTGGGAATACCAGTTAGTGCAGAAATCTGATTCG GACACAAAGCATCTGAGTGTAACAAATGTGAGAACCTTGAAAATGAATGACGATGTCCTTGCAGTGTCCATTGGTCCAACTGGGAAGCATATTGCTGTTGCTCTTTTGGATTGCACAGTGAAG GTCTTCTTTCTGGACACACTAAAGTTTTGTCTTTCGCTTTATGGGCACAAGCTTCCAGTTCTCTGCATGGACATATCATCCGATGGAGCTCTAATAGTTACTGGTTCCGCAGACAAAAATCTGAAGATTTGGGGTATGGATTTTGGTGACTGCCACAAATCTATCTTTGCCCACACAGACAG TGTGATGGATGTTAAGTTCGTTCCTAAAACTCATTACATGTTCAGTGTGGGGAAAGATCGTACTGTGAAGTACTGGGATGCTGATAAATTTGAGCTTTTGTTAACACTTGAAGGACACCATGCTGAAGTTTGGTGCCTTGCGATtagcagtcgtggtgattttattgTAACAGGCTCTCATGATCGCTCTATTCGGCGTTGGGATCGTACTGAAGAACAACTTTTCATTGAG GAAGAGAGGGAGAAAAGACTGGAGGAAACTTTTGAGGCTGATTTAGACAACGCGGTTGAAGATAGATATGGGCAGAAAGATGATGCTCCTGACGAGGGTTCTGTGGGAGTTCCTGGTAAGAAAACGAAAGAGACAGTAACTGCTACTGATGCAATTATTGACGCACTTGACACTGCCGAGGAAGAAGAAAAACGTCTTAATGAGCAGAAG AAGTTACAAAACACTGGGGAGGGAACTAAATCTAAGCCTAATGTTATAATGCAAGGGCATTCACCATCAGAATATGTTCTGAATGCAGTGTCAAGTGTTCGCCCAAATGACTTGGAACAAGCCCTTCTG TCATTGCCATTCTCAGATGCACTAAAGCTTATGGCTTACTTGAAGGAGTGGTCTCTAATCCCTTTGAAG GTTGAGCTTGTCTGTAGGGTTTGCCTTGTGCTGCTTCAAACGCATCACAACCAGTTAACTACTACACCAGCTGCAAGATCCATACTGACAGAACTGAAGTATATTCTTTACGGTAGAGTTAAG GACTGCAAGGATACCATAGGTTTCAATCTCGCCGCGATGGATCATATAAAG GAACTGTTGACGATGAGATCAGATGCGCCGTTCCGGGACGCCAAGGCGAAGCTCATGGAGATCAGGCAGGAGCAGTCGAAGCGGTCGGATAGGTCGGATGGCGGcgagaaaaggaaaaagaagaaacccAAGCCGTCTGTACAGAGCTGA